A genome region from Gopherus flavomarginatus isolate rGopFla2 chromosome 9, rGopFla2.mat.asm, whole genome shotgun sequence includes the following:
- the MAPK6 gene encoding mitogen-activated protein kinase 6 — protein sequence MAEKFESLMNIHGFDLGSRYMDLKPLGCGGNGLVFSAVDNDCDKRVAVKKIVLTDPQSVKHALREIKIIRRLDHDNIVKVFEILGPNGSQLTDDVGSLTELNCVYIVQEYMETDLANLLEQGPLLEEHARLFMYQLLRGLKYIHSANVLHRDLKPANLFINTEDLVLKIGDFGLARIMDPHYSHKGHLSEGLVTKWYRSPRLLLSPNNYTKAIDMWAAGCIFAEMLTGKTLFAGAHELEQMQLILESIPVVHEEDRQELLSVIPVYIKNDMTEPHKPLTQLLPGISPEALDFLEQILTFSPMDRLTAEEALSHPYMSIYSFPTDEPISSHPFHIEDEVDDILLMDESHSHIYNWERYHDSQFSDHDWPIHNNFEADEVQRDPRALSDVTDEEEVQVDPRKYLDGDREKYLEDPAFDTHFSTEPCWQYPDHHENKYCDLECSHTCNYKMRSSSYLDNLVWRDSEVNHYYEPKLIIDLSNWKEQSKEKSDKKGKSKCERNGLVKAQIALEEASQQLVEKEREKNQGFDFDSFIAGTIQLSLQHESTDVDKLNDLNISVSQLELKALISKSVSREKQEKGMANLAQLEALYQTSWDSQFVSGGEECFLIDQFCCEVRKDEQIEKENTYTSYLDKFFSKKEDTEMLETEPVEDGKLAEKGREESFLSNSGEFLFNKQLEAIGIPQFHSPVGSPLKSIQATLTPSAMKSSPQIPHKTYSSILKHLN from the exons ATGGCAGAGAAGTTTGAAAGTCTCATGAACATTCATGGTTTTGATCTGGGCTCTCGATATATGGACTTGAAACCACTGGGCTGTGGTGGAAATGGCTTAGTTTTTTCTGCTGTCGATAATGACTGTGATAAAAGAGTGGCTGTCAAGAAAATTGTCCTCACAGATCCTCAGAGTGTTAAACATGCTCTACGTGAGATTAAAATTATTAGAAGACTTGACCATGATAACATTGTGAAAGTATTTGAAATTCTTGGTCCCAATGGAAGCCAGTTAACGGATGATGTGGGCTCCCTTACGGAACTGAACTGTGTTTACATTGTTCAAGAGTACATGGAGACGGATCTGGCTAACCTGTTAGAGCAGGGCCCTTTACTGGAAGAACATGCCAGGCTTTTCATGTACCAGCTGCTACGTGGGCTCAAGTATATTCACTCTGCAAATGTTCTACATAGAGATCTCAAACCAGCTAATCTTTTCATTAATACTGAAGACTTGGTGCTGAAGATTGGCGACTTTGGTCTTGCACGGATCATGGATCCTCATTATTCCCATAAG GGCCATCTTTCTGAGGGATTGGTTACTAAATGGTACAGATCACCCCGTCTCTTACTTTCTCCTAACAACTACACTAAAGCCATTGAcatgtgggctgcaggttgcatCTTTGCTGAAATGCTGACTGGGAAAACCCTCTTTGCAG GTGCACATGAACTTGAACAGATGCAGCTGATTTTAGAGTCAATTCCTGTTGTGCATGAGGAGGACCGTCAGGAGCTTCTCAGTGTAATCCCAGTTTACATTAAAAACGATATGACAGAGCCGCACAAACCTTTAACACAGCTGCTTCCAGGTATCAGTCCTGAAG CACTGGACTTCCTGGAGCAAATTTTGACATTTAGTCCCATGGATCGATTGACAGCAGAAGAAGCTTTGTCCCATCCTTATATGAGCATTTACTCCTTTCCAACGGATGAGCCCATTTCAAGTCATCCTTTTCACATTGAAGATGAGGTTGATGATATTCTGCTCATGGATGAAAGTCACAGCCATATTTACAATTGGGAAAG ATACCATGACAGTCAGTTTTCAGATCATGACTGGCCTATTCATAATAACTTTGAAGCTGATGAAGTTCAGCGTGATCCAAGGGCTCTTTCTGATGTCACTGATGAGGAAGAAGTGCAAGTAGATCCTCGCAAATATTTGGATGGAGATCGTGAAAAGTATCTGGAGGATCCTGCTTTTGACACGCACTTCTCTACTGAGCCTTGCTGGCAATATCCCGATCACCATGAAAACAAGTACTGTGATCTGGAATGTAGCCACACTTGTAATTACAAAATGAGGTCATCTTCATACCTAGATAACTTAGTTTGGCGAGATAGTGAAGTTAACCATTACTATGAGCCCAAGCTTATTATAGATCTTTCTAACTGGAAGGAGCAGAGCAAAGAGAAGTCTGATAAGAAAGGCAAGTCAAAATGTGAAAGGAATGGATTGGTGAAAGCTCAGATAGCTCTTGAGGAAGCATCACAGCAGCTTGTTGAAAAAGAAAGGGAGAAGAATCAAGGATTTGACTTTGATTCATTTATAGCAGGAACCATTCAACTTAGTTTACAACATGAGTCTACTGATGTTGATAAATTAAATGACTTGAATATCTCAGTGTCCCAACTGGAATTGAAAGCCTTAATATCAAAGTCagtaagcagagagaaacaggaaaAAGGAATGGCCAATTTGGCACAGTTGGAAGCTCTGTACCAAACTTCTTGGGATAGCCAGTTTGTAAGTGGTGGGGAGGAGTGCTTCCTCATAGATCAGTTTTGTTGCGAAGTCAGGAAAGATGAAcaaattgaaaaagaaaacacttaCACCAGTTATTTGGACAAGTTCTTTAGTAAGAAAGAAGATACAGAAATGCTAGAAACTGAGCCAGTAGAAGATGGGAAGCTTGcggagaagggaagagaagagagctTTCTTAGTAACAGTGGGGAGTTTCTCTTTAACAAGCAGTTAGAGGCTATAGGTATCCCTCAGTTTCACAGTCCTGTTGGTTCACCACTTAAATCAATTCAGGCCACATTAACACCTTCTGCTATGAAATCATCTCCCCAAATTCCCCATAAAACATACAGCAGCATTCTGAAACATCTAAACTGA